In Colwellia sp. PAMC 20917, a single genomic region encodes these proteins:
- a CDS encoding transposase: MPKPRSQQISLLDTPYYHICSRTVRKAFLCGVDKETGVSFEHRRRWIEKRLFTLSQVFSIDICAYAVMHNHLHIVLYVDSEPIESWSTDEVLQRWHQLFKGTLLTQKYSNKQPLDKCQLATVESTAEIYKQRLIDISWFMRSLNEPIARQANREDQCTGHFWEGRFKSQALLDEGALLSCMAYVDLNPIRAGIAVTPEQSDFTSIQRRIKAAITGEQPTCLLPFTGNEPHQKSTGAGIYFSLADYLTLVDETGRLLRDKRGAIDTTTVNILARLHINDESWLKLTTDFETIFTGAVGTAEHLCEFSEHVGLQRTHGIANAQACLNSA; this comes from the coding sequence ATGCCTAAGCCTCGTTCACAACAAATTAGTTTATTGGATACACCTTATTATCACATTTGCAGTCGCACGGTACGCAAGGCTTTTTTGTGTGGCGTAGATAAGGAGACGGGTGTCAGTTTCGAGCATCGACGCAGATGGATTGAAAAACGATTATTTACATTATCTCAGGTATTTTCGATAGATATCTGTGCCTATGCTGTCATGCATAATCATTTACATATTGTCTTGTATGTTGATAGTGAGCCAATAGAGAGCTGGTCAACCGATGAGGTATTGCAACGTTGGCATCAATTATTCAAAGGGACATTATTAACTCAAAAATATTCGAACAAACAACCGCTTGATAAGTGTCAATTAGCGACGGTTGAAAGTACGGCTGAGATATATAAGCAGCGTTTAATTGATATCAGTTGGTTTATGCGCTCATTGAACGAGCCGATAGCCCGACAAGCTAACCGAGAAGACCAATGTACTGGACATTTTTGGGAAGGGCGCTTTAAATCACAAGCACTGCTTGATGAAGGGGCGTTACTGTCGTGTATGGCATATGTTGATTTAAACCCTATACGAGCAGGTATTGCGGTTACCCCAGAGCAGTCTGACTTCACCAGTATTCAACGACGCATTAAAGCGGCTATAACCGGTGAGCAACCGACCTGTTTATTACCTTTTACAGGTAATGAACCCCATCAAAAATCAACTGGCGCGGGTATTTATTTTAGCTTAGCCGATTACTTAACACTGGTTGATGAAACAGGACGCCTCCTGCGTGATAAACGTGGCGCCATCGACACGACGACGGTAAATATTCTCGCGAGGTTACACATCAATGATGAAAGTTGGCTAAAGCTTACGACGGATTTTGAAACTATCTTCACAGGCGCTGTCGGTACTGCTGAGCATTTATGTGAATTTAGTGAGCATGTTGGTTTACAGCGAACACATGGTATAGCGAATGCTCAGGCCTGTTTGAATAGCGCATAA
- a CDS encoding ATP-binding protein, with protein MLNTPSMEINNNLANRLLLVIIIFSTPALISSLLRISNIGFQPIMGIQISMYLISAAILVFRQQVFYKIKAYFITSCFLLLAIGGMIQFGLFGAGILLMIMYTALCSLLFDRISALISIAVGFIIITSIGIAYITGHLTYIVNAQEYHTSVNAWLLMLGTTIFVATNLYIVLTFMSSQYQQSLTELDKQVKLRTKAYEAEKIKAEEASEIKSQFLANMSHEIRTPMNGVLGVMQLLRLEHPNEKQNTLIDTAIFSAKNLLRILNDILDFSKIEANKLDIENIEFELQPILDSIYSNVELDIDMKGISLNFINKTSKNTLWTGDPTRFYQVLLNLVTNAVKFTDTGAINVYITQKSISGVSYLTSEVTDTGIGMSTEEINNLFQNFSQADASITRKFGGTGLGLSIAKRLATLMGGNLTVTSKKGEGSTFIFTIKSKSRPIISPLVAAKHPKFTVNDLAPDWSNKRILIAEDNRINQKIICAMLKPTHALLHCVNNGKEAVDLAFDFTPDIILMDIQMPEMDGVTASIELRNKQFNKPIIAFTANVMKGDIEHYLANGMNDFIPKPVDMNLLYRTISKLLQSDQKS; from the coding sequence ATGTTAAACACACCGAGTATGGAAATTAATAATAATCTGGCTAATCGATTACTATTAGTGATTATAATATTTTCCACTCCGGCCTTAATTAGCTCTCTTCTTAGAATTTCTAATATTGGTTTCCAGCCCATAATGGGCATTCAAATTAGTATGTACCTTATTTCAGCAGCTATATTAGTTTTTCGTCAGCAAGTCTTCTACAAAATAAAAGCTTATTTCATTACCAGTTGTTTTCTATTATTAGCCATTGGCGGCATGATTCAATTTGGTTTATTTGGTGCAGGGATATTACTGATGATTATGTACACTGCTTTATGCAGTTTACTTTTTGATCGTATTTCTGCATTAATAAGTATTGCTGTTGGATTTATCATTATTACGTCTATTGGCATTGCTTATATTACCGGCCATCTTACTTATATAGTCAATGCTCAGGAGTATCATACTTCTGTTAATGCATGGTTACTCATGTTGGGTACCACGATTTTTGTCGCGACAAATTTATATATTGTGCTGACATTTATGTCTTCTCAGTATCAACAATCATTAACTGAGTTAGATAAACAAGTTAAATTAAGAACAAAGGCTTACGAAGCTGAAAAAATTAAAGCAGAAGAAGCTAGTGAAATAAAATCGCAGTTTCTAGCTAATATGTCTCATGAAATAAGAACCCCTATGAATGGTGTATTGGGGGTGATGCAGTTATTGCGTTTAGAACATCCCAACGAAAAACAAAACACCCTGATCGACACCGCCATTTTTTCAGCCAAAAATTTATTAAGAATTTTGAATGATATTTTAGATTTTTCAAAAATAGAAGCAAATAAATTAGACATTGAAAATATCGAATTTGAACTACAGCCTATTCTAGATTCAATCTATTCAAACGTAGAGTTAGATATAGATATGAAAGGTATATCGCTCAATTTTATCAATAAAACCAGTAAAAATACGTTGTGGACAGGTGACCCTACTCGTTTTTATCAGGTATTACTTAATCTTGTAACCAATGCAGTTAAGTTTACTGATACCGGTGCCATTAATGTTTATATTACTCAAAAGAGCATCAGTGGAGTGTCGTACCTAACTTCAGAAGTGACTGATACAGGTATAGGCATGAGCACAGAAGAAATCAATAATCTTTTCCAAAATTTTAGCCAAGCAGATGCGTCGATCACTAGGAAGTTTGGTGGAACTGGGCTAGGTCTATCAATTGCAAAACGCTTAGCAACATTAATGGGAGGTAATTTAACAGTCACCAGTAAAAAAGGGGAAGGGTCAACATTCATTTTTACAATTAAATCTAAATCTAGACCTATTATCTCACCTTTAGTGGCAGCTAAACATCCAAAATTTACCGTTAACGACTTAGCACCAGACTGGTCAAATAAAAGAATATTAATTGCAGAAGATAATAGAATTAATCAAAAAATAATTTGTGCCATGTTAAAGCCGACTCATGCATTATTGCACTGTGTAAATAATGGTAAAGAAGCCGTAGACTTAGCCTTTGATTTTACCCCAGATATTATATTAATGGATATTCAAATGCCAGAGATGGATGGTGTTACAGCAAGTATTGAACTCAGGAATAAGCAATTTAATAAGCCCATAATTGCATTCACCGCAAACGTAATGAAAGGTGATATAGAACACTACCTAGCAAACGGAATGAATGACTTTATCCCTAAGCCTGTAGATATGAATCTATTATATCGAACCATTTCAAAGCTCTTACAAAGCGACCAAAAGAGTTAA
- a CDS encoding SOUL family heme-binding protein — MKLLFTLLVPLILAGCSVFGESGVENAPYTLLKSDQVQKIEVRNYESLVLVSSDMSADGMNGAFRNLFRYITGENEGSTEIAMTAPVLMDESEAVSKGTKITMTAPVFMKERSEQQVMSFVMPADFTIQSTPKPTNPDVWITEVKDYKVVVIKFSGLLSDSNVETQTQILNNWIAKNGYTAVSEPINAAYNGPFTIPWLRHNEVLIEVK; from the coding sequence ATGAAATTACTTTTCACACTTCTTGTTCCACTTATTTTGGCCGGTTGCTCCGTGTTTGGAGAAAGTGGAGTTGAAAACGCGCCTTATACACTATTGAAATCTGATCAGGTACAGAAAATTGAAGTGCGTAACTATGAATCGTTAGTGCTAGTGTCCTCCGACATGTCAGCCGACGGAATGAACGGTGCTTTCAGGAATCTGTTCAGATATATTACTGGTGAGAATGAAGGCTCCACAGAAATAGCCATGACAGCACCTGTACTGATGGATGAATCAGAGGCAGTATCTAAGGGGACCAAAATCACTATGACCGCTCCGGTGTTTATGAAAGAGCGATCAGAACAACAAGTAATGTCATTTGTAATGCCTGCCGACTTTACAATACAAAGTACCCCTAAGCCAACCAATCCAGACGTATGGATAACAGAAGTAAAGGATTACAAAGTCGTGGTGATAAAGTTCAGCGGGCTACTCAGTGATAGTAATGTTGAAACACAAACCCAAATCCTTAATAACTGGATTGCGAAAAACGGCTATACCGCAGTTAGCGAGCCTATTAACGCAGCCTACAATGGTCCTTTCACTATCCCATGGCTTCGCCACAACGAAGTGTTAATTGAAGTAAAATAG